Genomic segment of Streptomyces roseifaciens:
GACGGCGAACGCATCAGCCGCACCTACCGCTTCGACGGGCACTTCCAGGCCGCCGCCATGGTGATCCACATCGCGCAGATCCAGGAGGAACTGGGCCATCACTCGGATGCGACCCTGGGCTACAACACCGTGTCGCTCAGCGTGAACACGCACAGCGCGGGCGGCAAGATCACCGGCCTGGACGTCGAGCTGGCCCGCCGCGTCGAGGCCGTCGCCCCGGGCCACGGCGGGCGCTGACCGCGCCCTCGGGGCCAGGGCCCGCGCTGCCACGACCTGTGCCACGGCGGGCGCCCACCCCTGTTCAGGCGAGCCCGCGCGCCTGCCGGAACCGGGCCAATCCCTCCTCCAGGGAGACGACCGGCTCCGGGTAGTCCAGGCGCGCCCGCTCCGGGGCCGGCAGCCGCCACGGCCGGTGGACGGCCCGGCCGGGCACTCCGGCCAGCTCGGGCACCCAGCGGCGCACGTAGGCGCCTTCGGGATCGAAGCGGTCGGCCTGGGCCAGGGGGTTGAGGACCCGGTGGGGGCGGGTGTCGCTGCCGGTGCCCGCCACCCACTGCCAGTTGAGCTGGTTGTCGGCCACGTCCCCGTCCACGAGCAGGTCCAGGAAGTGCCGGGCGCCGTGCCGCCAGTCCAGGTAGAGGGTCTTCGTCAGGAAGCTCGCGGCGATCAGCCGGGCCCGGTTGTGCATCCAGCCCTCATGGGCGAGCTGCCGCATCGCCGCGTCGACGAGCGGATATCCGGTCAGGCCCGACCGCCACGCGGCGAGCTCCCCGGGGGCCTCGCGCCAGCGGTCGTGCCGGGGCCGGTAGTCGCGGCGGGCCGCCTCCGGCCGGGCGGCCAGCATCTGATGGTGGAAATCCCGCCAGGCCAGCTGCCGTACGAACGCCATGGCGCCCGCGCAGCCCGCGGCGGCCCGCTCCCGGGCCGACGCGACGAGCTCCACCGGCGAGAGGCTGCCGAAATGGAGGTGCGGGGAGAGGCGTGACGTCGCGTCCCCCGCCAGGTCGTCGTGGCGGTCGGCGTAGCGCGCGAGCCCGCCGCGCCGCCAGGCGGCGAACCGGCGGCGCCCCTCGCCCTCGCCGCCGCGCGGCAGCCCGGGCGACGCCGCGCCCCGGGCCAGGGCGGCCGCCGCGGGCAGCGGCTCCGACTCCGCCTCGGGCAGCCGGACCGCGCGCGGCGCGGGCAGCACCGGCCGCAGCGGCTCGGCCGACCAGCGGCGGAAGTACGGGGTGAACACCGCGTAGTGGTCCTTGCCGGCGGGCAGGACGGCACCGGGCGGCACCGCCGTGACCACCGCGTCGTGCACCCGCAGCAGCCGCCCGTCCGCCTCCAGAACAGACCGCAGCCGCTCCTCGCGGCGCAGGGCGTACGCGCTCACGCCCGCGGCGACGTGCACCTCGCCCGCGCCGGTGGCGGCGGCCAGCCTGAGGGTCTCCGCCACGACCTCGCCGCTGCGCACCACGAGCCGCCCGCCACGGGCCCGCAGCCCCTCGTCGAGCGCGGCGAGGCAGTCGGCCAGGAACGCGGCGCGGTTGGGCACGGCGAAGCCGGCGGCGGCGATGCCCGAGTCCACGACGAACAGCGGTACGACGTGCGGCGCGCTCCGCAGGGCCGCGGTGAGCACGGGGTTGTCGTGGAGCCGGAGATCGGAGGTGAACAGGGCGATGGACACAACGGCGCCCCGGCTCACCGCGCTGTCCCGCCCTCGGTCGCTACGCCCATCCCGTGATTGTCCGTCCGGCGCCCTACGGGGTCGGAGCGGCAGGGCCGTCACGACCAGGGAATGTTGCGCCAGGGGCCGGCCGGGTCGCCGAGGAGCAGGCGGTGCGCGCTCACTGCGGTTTCGTGTCCGGAGGCGGCGGCGCGCGGGTCCCCGGCGCCGGGCCCGAGGGCAGCGCCCAGCAGGAAGCCCGCGGAGAAGGCGGGCCACGACGCGTACGTCCTGCGGGCGGCCTCACCGGCGGTCAGGACGACCCGTTCCGCGTCGGCCGGGGAGCACAGCCGCGCGGAGAGGCCCAGCCGGGCGAGGGTCACCGCGCTCGCGAGGCCGTGGGCCGCGGTGGAGACGACGCGCTGACCGGGCTGCAGCACTGCATCGCGCACCAGCTGTTCCTCGGCCGCGGCTATGCGCGTGACGGTGGTGTCCAGCGCCTGTACCTCCGCCGCGGCTGCGGCCCGGTGCGTCAGCACGTGGGTGACCGCCTCCCGCCACTGCGCGGTCGCCGGCGCCCCGTCGGCGGAGTGCTCGGCGAGGCCTTCGCGGGCCCGCAGCGCGAACTCGGCCTCCCGCATCCCCCCGTCCCCGGCGAGCAGCCGCTGCGTCAGGTGCCACCAGCCGGCGGGATCGGCGACGCCCCACGTGTCGTACAGGACGGCGCGGTCCTCGTCGTAGTCGCGGTAGACGCTGCCCAGCTCGTTCCAGGGCACGCCGTCGCGCACGGAGAGGAGGGCGCCGCAGGCCAGACCGTGGGCGAGCGGGCCGTGCAGGGGGCCCGTGTACAGGGTCAGCAGGAGGCCGGGCGGGCGCGTCGGCGCCTCGGCGCAGACCTCCAGCCAGGCCTCGCGGTCCAGCGGGGTGGCCGGGACGACGGCCGCGGACGGGTGCCCGGGGTTCACCGCCAGGTGCCACTTGTCGTGCGGCCACTCCAGGGCGAGTTCGTCCAGCGTGGTGCGCTGGAAGACCCGGTCGGGGCGCCAGGGCGGCAGCGCGCCGCGGGTGAGGACGGGCAGGCAGCGCTTGCCCGAGGCCGGGTCGCGGTACGGCACGAGCGGTGCGGGCGGCACCAGCCCGTCGGCCTCGGCCCGGCCCTCCTCCATGTACAGCTCGGCCACCGCGAGGGCGCCGACCTGGCCGTCCCAGTCCCCGTACGCCGTCGCGGCCTGCAACTGCGCCTCGATGTCGGTGGGCGGGGTCCAGGGTGTGGGGAACATGGACATGACTTTAAGCGGCCCGTCGGCCCGGGCCGCCCGCCCCGGCACCCCGGAGAGCCCTAGATATCGAACTCGTCCGGGTCCGGGCCCAGGCGGGTGCCGCTGTCGAGCGCCGCGATCGCCGCGAGGTCCTCGGCGTCGAGGGAGAAGCCGGAGACGTCGATGTTCTCGCGGATGCGGGAGGGCGTCACGGACTTGGGGATCGCCACGTTGCCCAGCTGCAGGTGCCAGCGCAGCACGACCTGCGCCGGGGTGCGGCCGTGCTTCTCCGCGACTCCGGCGATGACGGGTGCGGTGAGCAGGTCCTTGCCCTGGCCGAGCGGCGACCACGCCTCGGTGGTGATGCCGTGGCGCTCGTGGAAGGCGCGGAGCTCGGCCTGGGGCAGGAACGGGTGGAGCTCGACCTGGTTGACGGCCGGGACGACGGTCGTCTCGGCCAGCAGCCGCTCCAGGTGCGCGGGCTTGAAGTTGGAGACGCCGATCGCCCGGGCGCGGCCGCTCGCGGCGATCTCCTCGAACGTGCGGTAGATGGTGAGGTAGTCGTCGCGGAAGGCGCGCGGCCAGTGGATGAGGTACAGGTCGACGTAGTCGAGGCCGAGCCGCTCCAGCGAGGCGTCGAACTCGCGCAGGACGCCCTCGCGCGTCCAGGTCTCGGCGGCGTGGTTCCACAGCTTCGTCGTCACGAACAGCTCGTCGCGC
This window contains:
- a CDS encoding 4a-hydroxytetrahydrobiopterin dehydratase, with the protein product MAVEPLSQKDVEDRLQELPGWTTDGERISRTYRFDGHFQAAAMVIHIAQIQEELGHHSDATLGYNTVSLSVNTHSAGGKITGLDVELARRVEAVAPGHGGR
- a CDS encoding DUF1266 domain-containing protein, whose product is MFPTPWTPPTDIEAQLQAATAYGDWDGQVGALAVAELYMEEGRAEADGLVPPAPLVPYRDPASGKRCLPVLTRGALPPWRPDRVFQRTTLDELALEWPHDKWHLAVNPGHPSAAVVPATPLDREAWLEVCAEAPTRPPGLLLTLYTGPLHGPLAHGLACGALLSVRDGVPWNELGSVYRDYDEDRAVLYDTWGVADPAGWWHLTQRLLAGDGGMREAEFALRAREGLAEHSADGAPATAQWREAVTHVLTHRAAAAAEVQALDTTVTRIAAAEEQLVRDAVLQPGQRVVSTAAHGLASAVTLARLGLSARLCSPADAERVVLTAGEAARRTYASWPAFSAGFLLGAALGPGAGDPRAAASGHETAVSAHRLLLGDPAGPWRNIPWS
- a CDS encoding cryptochrome/photolyase family protein; its protein translation is MSIALFTSDLRLHDNPVLTAALRSAPHVVPLFVVDSGIAAAGFAVPNRAAFLADCLAALDEGLRARGGRLVVRSGEVVAETLRLAAATGAGEVHVAAGVSAYALRREERLRSVLEADGRLLRVHDAVVTAVPPGAVLPAGKDHYAVFTPYFRRWSAEPLRPVLPAPRAVRLPEAESEPLPAAAALARGAASPGLPRGGEGEGRRRFAAWRRGGLARYADRHDDLAGDATSRLSPHLHFGSLSPVELVASARERAAAGCAGAMAFVRQLAWRDFHHQMLAARPEAARRDYRPRHDRWREAPGELAAWRSGLTGYPLVDAAMRQLAHEGWMHNRARLIAASFLTKTLYLDWRHGARHFLDLLVDGDVADNQLNWQWVAGTGSDTRPHRVLNPLAQADRFDPEGAYVRRWVPELAGVPGRAVHRPWRLPAPERARLDYPEPVVSLEEGLARFRQARGLA
- a CDS encoding aldo/keto reductase, which gives rise to MPRLGFGVWQVPDAEATAVVETALAAGYRSIDTAAVYENEAGTGKALTGSGIPRDELFVTTKLWNHAAETWTREGVLREFDASLERLGLDYVDLYLIHWPRAFRDDYLTIYRTFEEIAASGRARAIGVSNFKPAHLERLLAETTVVPAVNQVELHPFLPQAELRAFHERHGITTEAWSPLGQGKDLLTAPVIAGVAEKHGRTPAQVVLRWHLQLGNVAIPKSVTPSRIRENIDVSGFSLDAEDLAAIAALDSGTRLGPDPDEFDI